A portion of the Krasilnikovia cinnamomea genome contains these proteins:
- a CDS encoding VOC family protein has product MGSQWEQVVVDSEDPARLARWWAEALGYHIVHEEPDEVEIRRTPDAVPGLLFLTVPEPKTTKNRLHLDLIPDDQEAEVERLVDMGARPVDIGQGETGWVVLADPEGNEFCILRARTT; this is encoded by the coding sequence ATGGGCAGCCAGTGGGAACAGGTCGTCGTGGACTCCGAGGATCCGGCGCGGCTGGCGCGCTGGTGGGCGGAGGCGCTCGGCTACCACATCGTCCACGAGGAACCGGACGAGGTGGAGATCCGCCGTACCCCGGACGCCGTGCCCGGCCTGCTCTTCCTCACCGTTCCGGAACCGAAGACGACCAAGAACCGGCTCCACCTAGACCTGATCCCCGACGACCAGGAGGCCGAGGTCGAGCGGCTCGTCGACATGGGTGCCCGGCCGGTCGACATCGGCCAGGGCGAGACCGGCTGGGTGGTGCTGGCCGACCCGGAGGGCAACGAGTTCTGCATACTGCGAGCCCGGACGACCTAG
- a CDS encoding deoxyguanosinetriphosphate triphosphohydrolase, with protein sequence MTADADRWVPEPAKDSGYGRTPFERDRARVLHSAAFRRLATKTQVHTAGSDDFPRTRLTHSLEVAQISREMGARLGCDPDVVDVAGLAHDLGHPPFGHNGEQALDAVAQPCGGFEGNAQTLRVLARLEAKVAGAGLNLTRASLDASCKYPWPRKPGTRKFGVYADDAEVFAWVRAGAPTGERRCLEAQVMDWADDVAYSVHDVEDGIHGGYVALRPLLDDPDERAALCADAAAAYSDEPTDALAGALDQLLADEVVRAVADYDGGLAAQIALKRMTSVLTGRFVASAVGATTSRYGTAPVRRYAADLIVPRTVRKQCALLKGMALRYVMRARAAERWYERQRQILTELVEVLTRRAPEHLDPMFAPLWKAAADDAARLRVVIDQVASLTDHGAVAWHRTLVADAG encoded by the coding sequence GTGACCGCGGACGCCGACCGGTGGGTTCCCGAACCCGCCAAGGACAGCGGGTACGGGCGCACCCCGTTCGAGCGTGACCGTGCCCGGGTGCTGCACTCCGCCGCCTTCCGCCGCCTGGCCACGAAGACCCAGGTGCACACCGCCGGCTCCGACGACTTCCCGCGTACGCGGCTGACCCACTCGCTGGAGGTCGCGCAGATCTCCCGCGAGATGGGCGCCCGGCTGGGCTGCGACCCGGATGTCGTCGACGTCGCCGGGCTCGCCCACGATCTCGGGCACCCGCCGTTCGGCCACAACGGCGAGCAGGCCCTGGACGCGGTCGCCCAGCCCTGCGGCGGTTTCGAGGGCAACGCCCAGACGCTGCGGGTGCTCGCCCGGCTGGAGGCCAAGGTCGCCGGGGCGGGCCTCAACCTCACCCGGGCCTCGCTGGACGCGAGCTGCAAGTACCCGTGGCCCCGCAAGCCCGGCACCCGCAAGTTCGGGGTGTACGCCGACGACGCCGAGGTCTTCGCGTGGGTCCGCGCGGGCGCACCGACCGGCGAGCGTCGCTGCCTGGAGGCGCAGGTCATGGACTGGGCGGACGACGTCGCGTACTCCGTGCACGACGTGGAGGACGGCATCCACGGCGGCTACGTGGCGCTGCGCCCGCTGCTCGACGACCCGGACGAACGCGCCGCGTTGTGCGCCGACGCCGCCGCCGCGTACTCCGACGAGCCGACGGACGCGCTGGCGGGTGCCCTCGATCAGCTGCTGGCCGACGAGGTGGTCCGCGCGGTCGCCGACTACGACGGCGGGTTGGCCGCGCAGATCGCGCTCAAGCGGATGACCAGCGTGCTCACCGGCCGGTTCGTGGCCTCCGCGGTGGGCGCGACCACCAGCCGCTACGGCACGGCTCCGGTACGCCGCTACGCCGCCGACCTGATTGTCCCCCGTACGGTGCGTAAGCAGTGCGCCCTGCTCAAGGGCATGGCCCTGCGGTACGTGATGCGCGCCCGCGCCGCCGAGCGGTGGTACGAGCGGCAGCGCCAGATCCTGACGGAGCTGGTGGAGGTGCTGACCCGGCGCGCTCCGGAGCATCTGGACCCGATGTTCGCCCCGCTGTGGAAGGCGGCCGCCGACGATGCCGCGCGCCTGCGGGTGGTGATCGATCAGGTGGCGTCACTGACCGATCACGGCGCGGTGGCGTGGCACCGGACCCTCGTGGCGGATGCGGGGTGA
- the dnaG gene encoding DNA primase: protein MRGDAGQDVPVARVRDEDIALVRDRTSIAEVISETVTLRSAGGGNLKGLCPFHDEKTPSFTVSPARNVYFCHGCGAGGDAIKFLMDAEHLTFIESVERLAGKAGLQLRYEETGRTQTGPRPAAGQKQRLVAAHAAAADFYREQLTTPAARVAREFLAQRGFGRDAAQNYGCGFAPEGWDNLTRHLRQQGFTADELTTAGLAKPARSGSLIDRFRRRLIWPIRDLTGDVIGFGARKLFEDDDGPKYLNTPETPLYKKSHVLYGIDHAKREIARQGRAVIVEGYTDVMACHEAGVPTAVATCGTAFGADHIGVLRRLLMDSDSFAGEIIFTFDGDAAGQKAALRAFEEDQRFVGRTFIAVSPDNMDPCELRLAKGDLAVRDLVARREPLVDFALRQVLSRFDLDTVEGRVEAMRKAAPLVAKIKDREKRPEYARKLAGDLGMDVEPVQRAVAAAAGGESPAPSPRIPAQPADSPQRLVEREALKLALQVPVLAGPMFDALGPETYGHPVFQAVRIAIAEAGGTAAATGGAVWIEAVRDACADLGGKALVGELAVEPLHVDGEPDPRYVQVTLARLQVGAVTTRIRDLKSKVQRVNPVAHKDEYLALAGELFSLEQHARALREQAAGGL from the coding sequence ATGCGGGGTGACGCAGGGCAGGATGTACCGGTGGCCAGGGTCAGGGATGAGGACATCGCGCTGGTCCGCGACCGTACCTCGATCGCCGAGGTGATCAGCGAGACGGTCACGCTGCGCTCGGCGGGTGGCGGCAATCTCAAGGGCCTGTGCCCGTTCCACGACGAGAAGACCCCGTCGTTCACAGTCTCGCCTGCCCGAAATGTCTACTTTTGCCATGGCTGCGGTGCGGGCGGCGACGCCATCAAGTTCCTCATGGACGCCGAGCACCTGACGTTCATCGAGTCGGTGGAACGCCTCGCCGGCAAGGCGGGCCTGCAGCTGCGCTACGAGGAGACCGGCCGTACCCAAACCGGCCCCCGCCCGGCCGCGGGCCAGAAGCAGCGCCTGGTCGCGGCGCATGCCGCCGCGGCCGACTTCTACCGCGAGCAGCTCACCACCCCGGCCGCCCGGGTGGCCCGCGAATTCCTCGCCCAGCGCGGCTTCGGCCGCGACGCCGCGCAGAACTACGGCTGCGGTTTCGCCCCCGAGGGCTGGGACAACCTGACCAGGCACCTGCGCCAGCAGGGCTTCACCGCCGACGAGCTGACCACGGCGGGGCTGGCGAAGCCGGCCCGCTCCGGCTCGCTGATCGACCGCTTCCGGCGCCGCCTGATCTGGCCCATCCGAGACCTGACCGGCGACGTCATCGGGTTCGGGGCGCGCAAGCTGTTCGAGGATGACGACGGCCCGAAATACCTGAACACGCCCGAGACGCCGCTGTACAAGAAGTCCCATGTGCTCTACGGCATCGACCACGCGAAACGCGAGATCGCCCGGCAGGGCCGCGCCGTGATCGTGGAGGGCTACACCGACGTGATGGCCTGCCACGAGGCCGGGGTGCCGACCGCCGTGGCGACCTGCGGCACCGCGTTCGGCGCGGACCACATCGGCGTGCTGCGCCGGCTGCTGATGGACAGCGACAGCTTCGCCGGCGAGATCATCTTCACCTTCGACGGGGACGCGGCCGGGCAGAAGGCGGCGCTGCGGGCGTTCGAGGAGGATCAGCGCTTCGTCGGCCGTACCTTCATCGCGGTCAGCCCGGACAACATGGACCCGTGCGAGCTGCGCCTGGCCAAGGGCGACCTGGCCGTGCGCGACCTCGTCGCGCGGCGCGAGCCGCTGGTGGACTTCGCGCTGCGGCAGGTGCTGTCCCGCTTCGACCTGGACACCGTCGAGGGCCGGGTGGAGGCGATGCGGAAGGCCGCGCCGCTGGTCGCGAAGATCAAAGACCGGGAGAAGCGACCCGAGTACGCGCGCAAGCTCGCCGGCGATCTCGGCATGGACGTCGAGCCGGTGCAGCGGGCCGTGGCCGCCGCGGCGGGCGGCGAGTCGCCCGCCCCGTCGCCGCGGATCCCGGCGCAGCCCGCCGACAGCCCGCAACGGCTGGTGGAGCGGGAGGCGCTGAAGCTGGCCCTGCAGGTGCCGGTGCTGGCCGGGCCGATGTTCGACGCGCTGGGCCCGGAGACCTACGGCCACCCGGTGTTCCAGGCCGTGCGCATCGCCATCGCGGAAGCGGGCGGCACGGCCGCGGCCACCGGCGGCGCGGTCTGGATCGAGGCGGTCCGGGACGCCTGCGCGGACCTGGGCGGCAAGGCGCTGGTCGGCGAGCTGGCGGTGGAACCGCTGCACGTCGACGGCGAGCCCGACCCCCGGTACGTGCAGGTCACGCTGGCCCGGCTGCAGGTCGGCGCGGTGACCACCCGGATCCGGGATCTGAAGTCCAAGGTGCAGCGGGTCAACCCGGTGGCACACAAGGACGAGTACCTGGCGCTGGCCGGAGAACTCTTCTCGCTGGAACAACACGCACGCGCACTACGCGAACAGGCGGCAGGTGGACTGTGA
- a CDS encoding ABC transporter ATP-binding protein → MRRPTSDPFTRVSRVSDQPLIHARGLVKRFGDFTAVDGIDVDVMPGESFGFLGPNGAGKSSTMRMIGCVSPPTDGVLRILGRDPRRDGPAIRARLGVCPQLDNLDPELTVRENLTTYARFFGIPRRVARARAAELLEFVQLSERAASKVEPLSGGMKRRLTIARALVNEPELILLDEPTTGLDPQARHLVWERLFRLKQRGVTLVLTTHYMDEAEQLCDRLVVMDGGRIVAEGSPRALIERHSTREVVELRFNVESQDVFADKLDGVGERVEVLPDRVLLYVADGDEAVADVHRRALTPASVLVRRSSLEDVFLHLTGRTLVD, encoded by the coding sequence ATGCGGCGCCCGACGTCGGACCCCTTCACTAGGGTCAGCCGGGTGAGCGACCAACCACTAATCCACGCCCGCGGTCTGGTCAAACGGTTCGGTGACTTCACGGCGGTCGACGGCATCGACGTCGACGTGATGCCGGGGGAGTCGTTCGGCTTCCTCGGTCCCAACGGCGCCGGCAAGAGCTCCACCATGCGCATGATCGGCTGCGTGTCCCCGCCGACCGACGGGGTGCTGCGCATCCTCGGCCGGGACCCGCGCCGCGACGGCCCGGCGATCCGGGCGCGCCTCGGGGTGTGCCCCCAGCTGGACAACCTCGACCCGGAGCTGACGGTCCGGGAGAATCTGACGACCTACGCCCGTTTCTTCGGCATCCCCCGCCGGGTGGCCCGCGCCCGCGCCGCCGAGTTGCTGGAGTTCGTGCAGCTCAGCGAGCGGGCGGCGAGCAAGGTGGAGCCGCTGTCCGGCGGGATGAAACGGCGGCTCACGATCGCCCGCGCCCTGGTCAACGAGCCCGAGCTGATCCTGCTCGACGAGCCCACCACGGGCCTGGATCCGCAGGCCCGGCACCTGGTGTGGGAGCGGCTGTTCCGGCTCAAGCAGCGGGGCGTCACGCTCGTGCTCACCACGCACTACATGGACGAGGCCGAGCAGCTCTGCGACCGCCTCGTCGTGATGGACGGGGGCCGGATCGTCGCCGAGGGCTCGCCCCGCGCCCTGATCGAGCGGCACTCGACGCGCGAGGTCGTGGAGCTGCGGTTCAACGTGGAGTCCCAGGACGTCTTCGCGGACAAGCTGGACGGCGTGGGGGAGCGGGTCGAGGTGCTGCCCGACCGGGTGCTGCTGTACGTGGCGGACGGCGACGAGGCGGTGGCCGACGTGCACCGGCGCGCCCTCACCCCGGCGAGCGTGCTGGTACGCCGCAGCAGCCTCGAGGACGTCTTCCTGCACCTGACCGGCCGGACGCTGGTGGACTAA
- a CDS encoding TIGR00725 family protein, whose product MTFQVAVCGPRYCTDEDKANARKVGELLADAGAVVICGGGIGVMEAVASGVKARGGIVIGIRPGNSREGASPDLTATIVTNMGEARNAIIVWSADAVISVGGSWGTLSEIALAKRRGNIPVVCLAGWSLVDKDGASVPGLHSVDTPQEAVDMVLSSQTDSVPGA is encoded by the coding sequence ATGACGTTTCAGGTTGCGGTTTGCGGCCCGCGCTATTGCACCGACGAGGACAAGGCCAACGCCCGAAAGGTCGGTGAATTGCTCGCAGACGCAGGCGCTGTTGTCATATGCGGTGGGGGCATCGGCGTGATGGAGGCCGTGGCGAGCGGCGTGAAGGCAAGGGGCGGCATCGTCATTGGAATTCGTCCGGGAAACTCCCGAGAAGGCGCATCCCCCGACCTGACAGCCACAATCGTCACCAACATGGGTGAGGCGAGGAATGCCATCATCGTTTGGAGCGCCGACGCCGTGATCTCGGTGGGCGGTTCTTGGGGAACGCTCAGTGAGATAGCCCTGGCCAAGCGGCGTGGCAATATCCCAGTGGTTTGCCTCGCAGGCTGGAGCCTAGTCGACAAGGACGGCGCATCAGTGCCCGGCCTGCACTCCGTCGACACACCTCAAGAAGCTGTCGATATGGTTCTGAGCAGCCAAACCGACTCAGTGCCGGGAGCCTGA
- a CDS encoding ABC transporter permease has translation MTATLSVLEYHLASYRRIWRSSVLSSFVLPLMTMLGFGVGVGAYVTGGVDGVPYLDWMVPGLIASTAAQVAIGDSAWPVFGNFEWTRTYFGQAAAPPRVADILAGHLAFVVFRAVTAAGAFLLIATAFGTMHSWWAPATVLVGALLGLAVATPTFAYAAAVRSDSYLAILFRLGVLPMSLFSGVFFPVDALPDVLRWVAYALPLWHAVDLSRAATLGVAPTGSVAVHVAYLAVWAGAGWWLAYRRFHRRLVV, from the coding sequence ATGACCGCGACCCTCTCGGTGCTGGAGTATCACCTGGCCAGCTACCGCCGTATCTGGCGCTCCAGCGTGCTCTCGTCGTTCGTGCTGCCCCTGATGACCATGCTGGGCTTCGGGGTGGGCGTCGGCGCGTACGTCACCGGCGGAGTCGACGGGGTGCCGTACCTGGACTGGATGGTGCCCGGGCTGATCGCCTCGACCGCCGCGCAGGTCGCGATCGGCGACTCGGCGTGGCCGGTGTTCGGCAACTTCGAATGGACCAGGACGTACTTCGGGCAGGCCGCCGCCCCGCCACGGGTCGCGGACATTCTCGCCGGGCACCTGGCGTTCGTCGTGTTCCGCGCGGTCACCGCCGCCGGTGCGTTCCTGCTGATCGCCACGGCGTTCGGCACGATGCACTCCTGGTGGGCCCCGGCCACGGTGCTGGTGGGCGCCCTGCTCGGGCTCGCGGTGGCCACCCCCACGTTCGCGTACGCGGCCGCGGTGCGCAGCGACAGCTACCTGGCGATCCTGTTCCGGCTCGGGGTGCTGCCGATGTCGCTGTTCTCCGGGGTCTTCTTCCCGGTCGACGCGCTGCCCGACGTGCTGCGCTGGGTCGCGTACGCGCTGCCGCTGTGGCACGCCGTGGATCTGAGCCGGGCCGCCACCCTCGGGGTCGCCCCCACCGGGTCGGTGGCCGTGCATGTGGCGTACCTGGCGGTGTGGGCGGGCGCCGGATGGTGGCTGGCATACCGGCGGTTCCACCGTCGGCTCGTGGTGTGA
- a CDS encoding ABC transporter permease, giving the protein MVTLVLPRLVSFEGAGRRSASVVERNVAALRTAYWVVLLSGFLEPVLYLLSIGVGVGALVGDLTLPDGRVVGYAAFVAPAMLASSAMSGALAETTFNFFGKMKYMRLYDGMLATPVRPIEVASGELAWAMIRGNMYAAAFLVVMVVMGLTSAGLALVAFAAAALVGFAFGAAGMALATFMRSWQDFDLMVTVQFALFLFSGTFVPAQAYPTVLRWLVEVTPLYRSVHLIRGITTGVFEPSQLADVAYLLVLLGVGLAVAGRRMERLLCR; this is encoded by the coding sequence ATGGTGACTCTGGTGCTGCCGCGGCTGGTGTCCTTCGAGGGCGCCGGGCGCCGCTCGGCCTCGGTGGTGGAGCGCAACGTCGCCGCGCTGCGCACCGCGTACTGGGTGGTGCTGCTCTCCGGATTCCTGGAGCCGGTGTTGTACCTGCTCTCGATCGGCGTCGGCGTGGGCGCCCTGGTCGGCGACCTGACACTGCCGGACGGCCGGGTGGTCGGGTACGCGGCGTTCGTGGCCCCGGCGATGCTGGCGTCCTCGGCGATGAGCGGAGCGCTGGCCGAGACCACCTTCAACTTCTTCGGGAAGATGAAGTACATGCGGCTGTACGACGGGATGCTGGCTACCCCGGTACGGCCGATCGAGGTGGCCTCCGGCGAGCTGGCCTGGGCGATGATCCGTGGCAACATGTACGCCGCGGCCTTCCTGGTGGTCATGGTGGTCATGGGCCTGACCTCGGCCGGGCTGGCGCTGGTCGCGTTCGCGGCGGCCGCGCTGGTGGGTTTCGCCTTCGGCGCGGCCGGGATGGCGCTGGCCACGTTCATGCGCAGCTGGCAGGACTTCGACCTGATGGTGACGGTGCAGTTCGCCCTGTTCCTGTTCTCCGGAACGTTCGTGCCGGCGCAGGCGTACCCCACGGTGCTGCGCTGGCTGGTGGAGGTGACCCCGCTGTACCGCTCGGTGCACCTGATCCGGGGGATCACCACGGGGGTGTTCGAGCCGAGCCAGCTCGCCGACGTGGCGTACCTGCTGGTGCTGCTGGGGGTGGGGCTGGCCGTGGCGGGGCGGCGGATGGAGCGTCTGTTGTGCCGGTGA
- a CDS encoding YihY/virulence factor BrkB family protein: MKLFHKSDERTDDARAAEAGKRDTARNVAGADRPDAATDDGRPGATDGPPGPDEGPSGPSKLSGKSKLAALKRTFQQFSQDNISDWAAALTYYGVLSIFPAALVLVSVAGMLSTDGQQTVQDTVRQIAPNDQLQGLVDTVLGQVKDPGTAGLAAIIGLLVAFWSASGYIAAFMRASNAIYDVPEGRPIWMTLPIRVGVTAVIGIMLMLSAVIVVFTGDLAQVVGDKLGLGAAAVTTWNIVKWPVLVVLVSLMFAILYWASPNAKTGGFRWVSPGGVFAVLLWITASVAFAIYLANFANYNKTYGTLGGVIAFLVWLWISNIAILLGAELDAELERGRAIAAGHSPDDEPFLQLRDDRKLKKGSEKGLSTHNTADAGTR; this comes from the coding sequence ATGAAGCTCTTTCACAAGTCCGACGAGCGAACTGACGACGCGCGGGCGGCCGAGGCCGGCAAACGCGACACCGCCCGCAACGTCGCGGGCGCCGACCGCCCGGATGCGGCGACCGACGACGGGCGTCCCGGTGCCACGGACGGGCCTCCCGGCCCGGACGAGGGCCCAAGCGGTCCGTCGAAGCTGTCGGGCAAGAGCAAGCTGGCCGCCCTCAAGCGGACCTTCCAGCAGTTCTCGCAGGACAACATCTCGGACTGGGCGGCCGCGCTGACGTACTACGGCGTGTTGTCGATCTTCCCGGCGGCGCTGGTGCTGGTGTCGGTCGCGGGCATGCTCAGCACGGACGGGCAGCAGACCGTCCAGGACACGGTCCGCCAGATCGCCCCCAACGATCAGCTGCAGGGTCTCGTCGACACGGTGCTGGGCCAGGTGAAGGACCCGGGCACGGCGGGCCTGGCCGCGATCATCGGTCTCCTGGTCGCGTTCTGGTCGGCGTCCGGGTACATCGCCGCGTTCATGCGCGCCTCGAACGCCATCTACGACGTACCCGAGGGCCGCCCGATCTGGATGACCCTGCCGATCCGGGTCGGCGTCACCGCCGTCATCGGCATCATGCTCATGCTCTCCGCCGTCATCGTGGTCTTCACCGGCGATCTCGCCCAGGTCGTCGGCGACAAGCTGGGGCTGGGCGCGGCCGCGGTCACCACCTGGAACATCGTCAAATGGCCGGTGCTGGTCGTCCTGGTCAGCCTGATGTTCGCGATCCTGTACTGGGCCTCGCCGAACGCCAAGACCGGCGGCTTCCGGTGGGTGAGCCCTGGCGGGGTCTTCGCCGTGCTGCTGTGGATCACCGCCTCGGTGGCGTTCGCGATCTACCTGGCCAACTTCGCCAACTACAACAAGACGTACGGCACCCTGGGCGGTGTCATCGCCTTCCTGGTCTGGCTGTGGATCTCCAACATCGCGATCCTGCTCGGCGCCGAACTGGACGCAGAACTGGAGCGCGGCCGCGCCATCGCCGCCGGGCACTCGCCCGACGACGAGCCGTTCCTGCAACTGCGCGACGACCGCAAGCTCAAGAAGGGCAGCGAGAAGGGC